From Cydia fagiglandana chromosome 6, ilCydFagi1.1, whole genome shotgun sequence, the proteins below share one genomic window:
- the LOC134665335 gene encoding uncharacterized protein LOC134665335, with protein MTKLYIVVLFVSALVFTNARHLHPHEVVPLARHQDVEEPCEHGAKKALKTAPSREEYINVEVIDEISRNIKPNRFVPLNNQIFFMGHMPCPEEGFKRDYLGICREVWD; from the exons ATGACGAAGCTATATATAGTAGTGTTGTTTGTGTCGGCCCTCGTCTTCACAAATGCAAGGCATTTACATCCCCATGAAGTTGTTCCCCTTGCAAGACATCAAGATGTAGAAGAGCCATGTGAGCATGGGGCTAAGAAAGCTTTAAAAACCGCGCCGAGCAGAGAAGAATACATTAATGTGGAGGTAATAGAT GAAATTTCACGCAACATTAAACCGAACCGCTTCGTGCCTCTGAACAACCAGATCTTCTTCATGGGCCACATGCCTTGTCCTGAGGAGGGCTTCAAGCGGGACTATTTGGGTATCTGCAGGGAAGTCTGGGACTAG